TTTTCAACGACGTGCTCAATCCATCTTGGAGCGGAATGTCCCGAACTGGTGAAGGCTCCATCGATCTGCGTCGACTACGTCATTGCCCACGAGGTCTGCCACCTGAAACACCCGCACCACGACCGGAGTTTCTTTCGGCTACTGGACCAGGTCTGTCCGAACTGGAGGCAGACAAAGGCCCGTTTGGAGGAACAGTAGCCGATCCACACGGGTGCCATCCACGCATTTTCGGTCCTCCGCCCCCAATTCTTCTCCCCCAAAAATCCCACGACCCCCGCACTCACGTCCGCCTCGAACCTCAATCCGAACAAATCCGCGCAATCCAAGGACATGCCCTTTTTCCTGCCCCGCAGTCGACCCCGCGTCTCAAAGCCATGATCCAAACCGGCGGATGTAGATGCGCTTCACAAACTGCGTCAGCAGGCAGTAGGCGGGCAGGACCAATGCGAGATAGATGAAGAATCCGCCCGGTAGCGCCTGCATGTGAAGCGGGGCCGCCAGGAACGAATACGGCAGCGCAACCCCCGCCAGCATCACCAGCGCAGTTGTCACCAGGACAATGGGCGCCGCCGTGCTCTGGATGAACGGCACTCGCTCGGTCCGGATCATGTGCACGATCGATGTCTGCGTCAGCAGGCCCACCACAAACCATCCGGATTGAAACAGCGCCTGCTGATCGGGAGTGTTCGCGCCAAACACCGTCCACATCACCCGGAAAGTGATCATGTCGAAGATGGAACTTATCGGTCCGATCCAGAACATGAAGCTCGCGATCGATCCCGCATTCCACTGCCGGGGCTGCCGGATGAACTCCGCATCCATGCGGTCCCAGGGAATCGCCACCTGGGAAATGTCATAGAGCAGGTTCTGCACGAGGAGCTGCGCCGCCAGCATCGGCAGGAACGGGAGGAATGCGCTCGCAACCAGCACGCTCAGCACATTGCCGAAATTCGAACTCGCCGTCATCTTCACGTACTTGATCACATTGCCAAACGTGCGGCGCCCCTCGACCACGCCGCGCTCGAGCACCAGCAGGCTCTTCTCCAGCAGGATGATGTCGGCGGCCTCCTTGGCGACGTCCACCGCCGTGTCGACGGATATGCCGACATCCGCCTCGCGCAGCGCCGTCGCGTCATTTATGCCGTCCCCCATGAAGCCCACGGTGTGCCCGAGCGACTTCAGCACCCGCACCACGCGCGCCTTCTGGAGCGGCGACAGCTTGGCGAAAACCGTCGTGCGCTCCGCCACATCAGCGAGCGCAGCGTCGTCGAGCGACTCGATGTCGCCTCCCATCGCTATGTTGTCCGCGGCGAGTCCGACGGTCCTGCAGATCTTCCGGGCGACGATTGCGTTGTCGCCCGTGAGGATCTTCACCGCGACACCATGCTCCGCCAGCAGCCGGAGCGCCTCGGCGGTCGATTCCTTCGGCGGATCGAGAAACGCGACAAACCCCGAGAATACGAGTTCGCTCTCGTCCTTGATTGTGACTCCTGCACTGCCTCGCAGTTTCCTGTACCCCACGGCAACAACGCGAAGGCCGTCCTCGTTCAACTGATCACGCAGGCGTTTCAGCCGGGTGACTGAATCGTCATCGAGCGGAACGACGCGCCCTTCGTCCTCCAACTGCGTCGAGATCTCCAGCATCTCCTCGACCGCCCCCTTGCAGTAGAGCACCGGATCCTCCCTGCCCCGCTGAAGCACGACCGACATCCGCCTGCGCACGAAATCAAACGGGATCTCGTCCTCCTTGCGCCA
This genomic window from Opitutaceae bacterium contains:
- a CDS encoding M48 family metallopeptidase, which produces MHLGAECPELVKAPSICVDYVIAHEVCHLKHPHHDRSFFRLLDQVCPNWRQTKARLEEQ
- the mgtA gene encoding magnesium-translocating P-type ATPase, which encodes MPNASASAVASFESLRDAAELEQSAILQRMESGLEGLPWEEAERRLADVGPNEISSQKPPGWPRVLWAAIRHPFNGVLAALGVISYFTGDLKAVVVMVTMIVLSVGLRFWQEMKSLVQAESLRRLVRTEATLRRRGKPPAGRVATAPLDPTAYEVATSEIAPGDIVVLSAGDMVPADLRLLESRDMFVTQAALTGEAMPVEKYEPGRQSRPNSAAAAEGLPADVLDSPNLLFMGTSIVSGTGRALVLTTGNRTFFGSMAEKLGGRRPMTAFDRGVRNVSWLLIRFMLVMAPAVFLLNGILKHDWLEALLFAVAIAVGLTPEMLPMIVNANLARGAIALARQKTIVKRLHAIQGFGAMDVLCTDKTGTLTQDKVVLIRHIDPHGAESARVLEHAYLNSLFQTGLKNLLDRAVIDRAESLGLREMAKLWRKEDEIPFDFVRRRMSVVLQRGREDPVLYCKGAVEEMLEISTQLEDEGRVVPLDDDSVTRLKRLRDQLNEDGLRVVAVGYRKLRGSAGVTIKDESELVFSGFVAFLDPPKESTAEALRLLAEHGVAVKILTGDNAIVARKICRTVGLAADNIAMGGDIESLDDAALADVAERTTVFAKLSPLQKARVVRVLKSLGHTVGFMGDGINDATALREADVGISVDTAVDVAKEAADIILLEKSLLVLERGVVEGRRTFGNVIKYVKMTASSNFGNVLSVLVASAFLPFLPMLAAQLLVQNLLYDISQVAIPWDRMDAEFIRQPRQWNAGSIASFMFWIGPISSIFDMITFRVMWTVFGANTPDQQALFQSGWFVVGLLTQTSIVHMIRTERVPFIQSTAAPIVLVTTALVMLAGVALPYSFLAAPLHMQALPGGFFIYLALVLPAYCLLTQFVKRIYIRRFGSWL